The genomic segment GTCATGGATATTGTCAAACGTTATGATATCGACGGTGTGCATTTTGATGACTACTTTTACCCCTATGCGGAGTACAACGGCGGACAGGATTTTCCAGACGCGGACAGCTATAGCGAATACAAACGCAACGGTGGTACATTGTCCCGTGGCGATTTTCGGAGAAATAGTGTCAACACCTTTATCGAACGTATTTACAAGGAAATTAAAACAGAAAAAAACTTCGTGAAATTTGGTATCAGCCCTTTCGGTATCTGGAAACCGGGCTATCCTGCCGGTATACAGGGGTCAAGTCAGTATGACATGCTGTATGCCGATGCCAAGCTATGGTTGAATAAGGGCTGGATTGACTATTTTGCACCGCAGCTTTATTGGCCTATTCAACCGGCCAAGCAAAGTTATACCGCTTTATTGAAGTGGTGGGAGAGTGAAAATACGATGGGACGGCATTTGTGGCCCGGTATCAATACTGTAGGCAGGCGCGGACCGGAATATGTGCAGGAGATCGTTAACCAAGTGACGGCGGCACGTAATATTTTGCCGGACAGCAGGGAAGGAGTGATCCACTGGAGCCTCGCAGGATTAACGAAAAACCCGGCGATGACCCGTGCCCTCGTGGATGGTCCGTATCAGTTTAAGGCGCTGGTTCCTGCCACACCCTGGTTAAGTGCGAACCCCATGTTGAAACCTAACTTGCTGCTGACACCGCAGGGCAATAATATCTTCCTGAAATGGCAGCATCAGCAGGTTGATCAGGTAGCAAAATGGGTGTTGTACCTGAACTATGGCGGTGAATGGCAATACGAAATTCTGGAGCCGGGCATAACCTCGAAGGATGTGCCGACATCTTTAAATAATAAAAAACTGGAATATGTTGCGGTCAAAGCGGTCGATCGGCTGAGTAATGAAAGCCCTTACGCCGCTGAGAAGATCAAATAGATTTTTTTTGTACTATCAAAAGGGGTATCTGCTCTAGTGGATATCCCTTTTTTATTTTCCTTTGAAATCCCAGCTGTCCAAAGTAAATTTAGGGATATGGAAGAGATCTATAAAACCGTTAGCGAATCAGTAATTCGCATATCCCAGCTGATGCTGCCATCCAATGCCAACTTTGGCGGAAAGATCCATGGAGGATACATCTTATCATTGATGGATCAGATTGCTTTTGCGGTAGCATCCAAATTTTCAGCTCATTATTGCGTGACAGCTTCTGTTGGAAAAGTCGATTTTTTGAAACCTATCGAAGTGGGTGAACTGGTGACGTTGATCGCTTCGGTGAATTACGTCGGAAACTCCTCGATGGAGGTCGGTATCCGTGTGGAGGCTATGAATATTCAGACTGGGGAGACCAAACATTGCAATTCGTCTTATTTTACAATGGTGGCCAAAGACGGATCCGGTAAGCCGGTGCGCGTGCCGCGGCTGATTTTGGAGACGGAAAAAGATGTGTTCCGATTTTATCGCTGCGTCGTCAAAATGGAAGTAGATAAAGAAAGGGATCGTGCTATTCATGATCTGGAGACGGACTCTGCCGAGCAGCAGGCGTATCTCAGGAAGAATTATGATGTGAAAATTAATCTTACTTCGTAGTCGTCGTATTTATTTTGCTGTGTTGTGCGTATTTTATATCTTTTGGTTTGTGTTTTTGGTATTATATGTGGTTATTTAGGCTTTTTTTTGCTTTTTTATCATTTATTTTTTTAAATAATTCGCATAAACTTGCATAAATTCCCAGCTTTTTATATTATTGTTATGTAATTGGTGTAAACCTCGGGCTGGAACCTCCCGTTATAATCAATTATTAACAACTAACTAAATACCATGAATAAAAAATTACTCTTATTCTGCTCAGGAGTGATGCTATCTACCAGTTTATGGGCACAAACCAAGACCGTCACAGGTAAAGTTACTAACGCTTCGGATGGCGGATCTATGGCAAATGTAACGGTGAGCATCAAAGGTAAACCTATCAGTACACAGACAAATCCAGATGGCAGTTTTACAATTAAAGCGGACCCCGGAGATATTTTGATCTTCAGGGCTGTTGGTTCGAAAGAGCGTCAACAACTCGTCGGTTCGGATGCGACTATCAATATCGTGCTTTCGGGTAGCGAAGAAGCGCTGGAAGAAGTTGTTGTAACAGCGATGGGTATCAAGAAAGAAAAGAAAGCTTTAGGTTATGCTGTCCAGGATATCAAGGCGGATGAACTGATGAAAAATAAGACTGCCAATGTTGTAAATTCTTTGGCGGGCAAGATTGCCGGTGTGAACGTCACTCAGGCTTCGGGAGCGGCTGGAGCGGGAGCTCAGATTATTTTACGGGGGGGACCTCGTTGGAACGGGATAATCAGCCTCTATTTGTAGTCGATGGGATCATTTATGACAATTCTACTGTAATTGGGGGGAACAGTGCATTTGATGGCGCGCAAGCAACAGCGACTTCCAACAGTAACAGGGTGATGGATATTAATCCAGAAGATATCGATAACGTCTCCGTATTGAAAGGCCCAGCGGCGGCGGCGTTATATGGTTCAAGAGCTGCTGCAGGTGCTATTATCATTACAACTAAGAAGGGAAAGGAGGGGCATACAGAAATTGGATTTTCAAGTAGAATTTCCAACAATTGGGTTAATCGTTTGCCTGAACAACAGGGTAAATATAAGCGAGGGTACTATAATAGCGCAGGGCTGTTAGATGATTACACCACCCAATCATGGGGAGAAAGATTTGGTAGTAATGAGGTCGTTTATGATAATATAAAAGACTTTTTTCAACATTCGACCGTTGTAGATAATACAGTCAATCTGTCAGGAGGTAATAAGAACGGGTCATTTTATTTGTCTGGATCGCGTTTCGATCAAAAAGGCATTGTGCCAAACACTAGTTTCGATAAGACAACTTTCCGTTTTAATGGAGATCAAAAGTTTGGAAAACTTGCCGTAGGAGCTAATGTAGGATATTCATTGGCAAATACCGACAAAACTTTGACGTCTGCAGGCTTATGGGGGTCGGGAGGATCTGGAGCGATGGAATCCCTGTATAGTTGGTCACGAAGTGACAATATGAAGAAATACCTCAATGATGATGGTACAAAATACAGGATGTTTGAAGGCCGACAGCCTTTAGAGTCGGATGTAGAAAATCCCTATTGGACGATCAATCGGAATATGCTTGGCGATAATACGGAACGTATTACTGGTAGTATCAATGCGACGATGCCCATTTTCGATTGGTGGAATGTTTCTTACCGCGTAGGTATGGATAGCTATCTGACGAAAAATTCGACGATTATAGGCGAAGGAGGGGCTATCAAAAAGCCGTGGCAAAAGGGGATGATGTCGGAGAGTGACCTTAAGTATAACTATTGGTCATCGAATCTGATGTCCAATTTCAATAAGCAAGTTGGTGATTTTGATTTGGGGGCTTTAGTCGGATTCTTTTCAGAACAAACGAAGACCACGACAAATCGGCGTATGGGCTATCATTTTGAGGTAGATAATTTTTATAGTTTCGAAAATATAGAAGCTGCTAATAAGCAATTTTCCGTTAATCATACTAAAAAGCGTTTGTTTGGCCTGTATGGTGAGTTACGGGCTTCTTATAAAAATATGCTGTTTTTGAATGTTACGGGACGGAATGACTGGACTTCAACACTGCCTGTAGATAATAGATCATATTTTTATCCTTCTGTTGGTGGTAGTTTTGTATTTACGGAATTGTTGAAAGATAATCGTCCAGATTGGATGGATTTTGGAAAAATCAGAGCGTCTTGGGCTCGTGTAGGTAAAGATGCGGATCCGTATGTTACCAATACCTATCTTTGGAAACCAGTGAGTTATCTTGGCGGTATTGTTGGAGCAGGTAACAGCTGGCAAAAAGGTAATCCAATTTTAAAACCGGAGACCACGGGATCATTCGAGATCGGCGCTGAGGTACGTTTCTTTAAAGGAAGGTTAGGAATTGACTATGCGTATTATACGAATAACTCCTATAACCAGATATTATCCCCTCGATTGGCGCAATCCATAGGTTATATTTTCGCTTATGTTAATGCCGGAGATATTTACAATAAGGGGATGGAATTGTCAATCACCGGAAAGCCAATTGTGACAAAAGACTTTGTGTGGGAGTCGACTTTGAATATGTCTGGAAATAGAGGGACAGTGGGAAATCTGTTGACAGGTGTAGATATTTTATACGTTACGGATGTTCAGGTTGGGAATGCGAAAGCCGCTTCCTTTAACGGGGGTAACTTTATGGGGATATCTGGGTCGAAGTGGACGCGAACACCAGATGGAAAAGTTGTGTTAGATGCAAATACAGGTATGCCTGTTAGTGATAATCTTGCAACCTATGATATTGGTAATCGTGAACCTAGATTGACAGGAGGATTTAATAATAGCTTAACATACAAGAACTTTAATCTATCTTTTTTATTTGATTTTCGTATAGGTGGCGATATTTATAACGGAACCGACTATGCTATGACAGTTAGCGGATTAAGCAAGCGTACTGAGAATCGCGATCAGCTGGTATTAACGGGCGCTGTGCGAAACGGAGGAACAAGTGATGCTCCAGTGTATGAAGACAAAACATTTACGTTTTTAGCGGATCAAATGTATGATGTCCAAGGGACAACAACGAGTGGAAGAAAGATAATCCAAGATTACTGGAGTGATTTTTATGCTCGGGAAAGTGCAAACTTTATGGTTAAAACAAATTGGTTAAGGTTACGGAATATTTCCATGTCTTATAATTTTTCTGATGGTATCTTGAAAGATGCGGGCATTTCAAAGGTAGTTAAAGGTTTGACTGCAACATTGACTGGAACGAATCTCTGGTTGTTGACTAACTATAAGGGGCTTGATCCAGAGGCGTCGGCGGCTGGATCTGGTGTGAAAGGCTCTAGTTCTGTTGGCATTGATTACAATGGCGTGCCAAGTACCGCAGGCGTCATGTTTGGATTAAATTTTAGATTTTAGATAGAAGAACCATGAATAAATATAAAAAAGTAGTCGCATTTTTGTTGATGTTGACTTTATTGTCCTCATGTGGCAAAAGTTGGTTGGATATCAATGTGGATCCAAATACACCTTCTAACACAGTTGCTTCGGTGCAAAGTAGACTGGCTTGGATTCAGCATTATTATTTATACGCTCAGGGTACAG from the Sphingobacterium thalpophilum genome contains:
- a CDS encoding carboxypeptidase-like regulatory domain-containing protein encodes the protein MNKKLLLFCSGVMLSTSLWAQTKTVTGKVTNASDGGSMANVTVSIKGKPISTQTNPDGSFTIKADPGDILIFRAVGSKERQQLVGSDATINIVLSGSEEALEEVVVTAMGIKKEKKALGYAVQDIKADELMKNKTANVVNSLAGKIAGVNVTQASGAAGAGAQIILRGGPRWNGIISLYL
- a CDS encoding SusC/RagA family TonB-linked outer membrane protein, encoding MERDNQPLFVVDGIIYDNSTVIGGNSAFDGAQATATSNSNRVMDINPEDIDNVSVLKGPAAAALYGSRAAAGAIIITTKKGKEGHTEIGFSSRISNNWVNRLPEQQGKYKRGYYNSAGLLDDYTTQSWGERFGSNEVVYDNIKDFFQHSTVVDNTVNLSGGNKNGSFYLSGSRFDQKGIVPNTSFDKTTFRFNGDQKFGKLAVGANVGYSLANTDKTLTSAGLWGSGGSGAMESLYSWSRSDNMKKYLNDDGTKYRMFEGRQPLESDVENPYWTINRNMLGDNTERITGSINATMPIFDWWNVSYRVGMDSYLTKNSTIIGEGGAIKKPWQKGMMSESDLKYNYWSSNLMSNFNKQVGDFDLGALVGFFSEQTKTTTNRRMGYHFEVDNFYSFENIEAANKQFSVNHTKKRLFGLYGELRASYKNMLFLNVTGRNDWTSTLPVDNRSYFYPSVGGSFVFTELLKDNRPDWMDFGKIRASWARVGKDADPYVTNTYLWKPVSYLGGIVGAGNSWQKGNPILKPETTGSFEIGAEVRFFKGRLGIDYAYYTNNSYNQILSPRLAQSIGYIFAYVNAGDIYNKGMELSITGKPIVTKDFVWESTLNMSGNRGTVGNLLTGVDILYVTDVQVGNAKAASFNGGNFMGISGSKWTRTPDGKVVLDANTGMPVSDNLATYDIGNREPRLTGGFNNSLTYKNFNLSFLFDFRIGGDIYNGTDYAMTVSGLSKRTENRDQLVLTGAVRNGGTSDAPVYEDKTFTFLADQMYDVQGTTTSGRKIIQDYWSDFYARESANFMVKTNWLRLRNISMSYNFSDGILKDAGISKVVKGLTATLTGTNLWLLTNYKGLDPEASAAGSGVKGSSSVGIDYNGVPSTAGVMFGLNFRF
- a CDS encoding acyl-CoA thioesterase; this encodes MEEIYKTVSESVIRISQLMLPSNANFGGKIHGGYILSLMDQIAFAVASKFSAHYCVTASVGKVDFLKPIEVGELVTLIASVNYVGNSSMEVGIRVEAMNIQTGETKHCNSSYFTMVAKDGSGKPVRVPRLILETEKDVFRFYRCVVKMEVDKERDRAIHDLETDSAEQQAYLRKNYDVKINLTS
- a CDS encoding glycoside hydrolase family 10 protein, which encodes MKRSLLFLATAVFLISSCSSKKNKKQEPVNTSTNVEIVKKDPPSVPKRERVKNTIGTKEQAPVQKKKDVVVELPPVAREFRAAWVASVANINWPSKNNLSTAEQKQEAIGILDFLKDNNFNAVIFQVRPSADAFYKSDLEPWSYFLTGTEGQAPLPYYDPLEFWVEEAHKRGIELHVWLNPYRAHHTAGGPVTSASMARKMPESVVKLRQGYYWFDPSRQSTQDHAARVVMDIVKRYDIDGVHFDDYFYPYAEYNGGQDFPDADSYSEYKRNGGTLSRGDFRRNSVNTFIERIYKEIKTEKNFVKFGISPFGIWKPGYPAGIQGSSQYDMLYADAKLWLNKGWIDYFAPQLYWPIQPAKQSYTALLKWWESENTMGRHLWPGINTVGRRGPEYVQEIVNQVTAARNILPDSREGVIHWSLAGLTKNPAMTRALVDGPYQFKALVPATPWLSANPMLKPNLLLTPQGNNIFLKWQHQQVDQVAKWVLYLNYGGEWQYEILEPGITSKDVPTSLNNKKLEYVAVKAVDRLSNESPYAAEKIK